A stretch of the Polaribacter pacificus genome encodes the following:
- a CDS encoding efflux RND transporter permease subunit, whose amino-acid sequence MLKTFIERPVLSTVISIIIVILGVLGYNALPVEQYPDIAPPTIKVRASYPGASAETILESVIIPIEEQINGVEGMTYITSSATNNGTADITVYFDQKTDPDIAAVNVQNRVSRANPLLPQEVVQTGVITQKQQTSALMFMSVYSENPDYNSTYVQNYLKINVIPTLQRINGVGDVNVFSQQDYAMRVWLKPEKLAAYHLIPSDIQAALREQSLEASAGSLGQNNGESFSYNIKYSGRFKTEKQYENIIVKALDNGQYLHLKDVAKIELDAQSYGSIAQTNGFPSINMAIYQTAGSNAQEIITQIKSELNRLEKDFPKGVKAFINYDTNDFLTASMNKVRNTLLEAFVLVFLVVFIFLQDFRSTLIPAISVPVSIIGTFFFLNLFGYSINLLTLFALVLAIGIVVDDAIVVVEAVHAKIDDGEKSAKKATLDAMHEISGAIISITLVMAAVFIPVTFVQGPTGVFYEQFGVTLIVAILISAVNALTLSPALCALFLKPHDGNEKKKGFMQRFYAAFNRGFNATTERYGRSLSFLYNNKWVTVAILVLASVGIWWSASTTSTGFVPDEDRGLIFINVELPPGASIDRTYQVTEEIFAKANKLEGIQGISLINGFSLISGSGSNYALGFIKLKDWSERDESQSSAAITGKMFGIAAGIPEANIIFFTPPSIPGFGLSAGFEVNLLDRSGGEFTELDQATQQFIGSLMEHPEIQYGQSSFNTKYPQYEMEINVPLAKKSGVPISSIFSTMQGYIGGVYAADFARFGKQYRVYMQALPEDRADKSALNELYIKTGNGDMTPITQFITLKRVFGPQSVTRFNLYNSTKVSGAANPGFSTGDALAVVQAEAAKLPSNYDVAYSGLSREEVNASNQTVIIFMLCIIFVYFLLAAQYESYLLPLAVILSLPLGVFGAFLSTKIFGLENNIYFQIALIMLVGLLAKNAILIVEFAIQRRRNGESIVDAAIHGAKARLRPILMTSFAFILGLMPLVLAKGVGAEGNRSIGTGAAGGMLIGTVLGVFVIPILFILFQWLQEKVSSKPAVISQQYED is encoded by the coding sequence CATTAAAGTAAGAGCTAGTTATCCAGGAGCTAGTGCAGAAACCATTCTAGAAAGTGTTATTATTCCTATTGAAGAACAAATTAATGGTGTAGAAGGCATGACCTATATTACCTCTTCTGCAACAAATAATGGTACGGCAGATATTACCGTTTATTTTGACCAAAAAACAGATCCAGATATTGCGGCTGTAAATGTTCAAAATCGTGTATCTCGTGCCAACCCATTATTACCTCAAGAAGTTGTACAAACTGGAGTTATTACACAGAAACAACAAACATCAGCTTTAATGTTTATGTCTGTATATTCAGAAAATCCAGATTACAATAGCACTTATGTTCAAAATTACTTGAAAATTAACGTGATTCCAACATTGCAAAGAATTAATGGTGTTGGAGATGTTAATGTATTTTCTCAACAAGATTATGCTATGCGTGTTTGGTTAAAACCAGAAAAATTAGCAGCTTATCATTTAATTCCTTCCGATATTCAAGCAGCGCTTCGTGAGCAAAGTTTAGAAGCATCAGCAGGTTCTCTTGGGCAGAATAATGGCGAATCATTTTCATATAACATTAAATATAGTGGTCGTTTTAAAACCGAAAAACAATATGAAAACATTATTGTTAAAGCATTAGATAATGGACAATATTTGCATCTAAAAGATGTTGCCAAAATTGAATTAGATGCGCAATCTTATGGTTCAATTGCCCAAACTAATGGTTTTCCAAGTATTAATATGGCAATCTATCAAACGGCAGGTTCTAATGCACAGGAAATCATTACTCAAATTAAATCTGAATTAAATCGTCTTGAAAAAGATTTTCCTAAAGGCGTAAAAGCTTTTATAAATTACGATACCAATGACTTTTTAACAGCTTCTATGAATAAGGTGCGTAATACACTTTTAGAAGCTTTTGTTTTGGTATTTCTTGTGGTATTTATCTTTCTTCAAGATTTTCGTTCTACTTTAATTCCAGCTATTTCGGTTCCAGTTTCTATTATTGGTACTTTTTTCTTTCTTAATTTATTTGGTTATTCCATTAATTTATTAACTTTATTTGCATTGGTTCTTGCCATTGGTATTGTGGTAGATGATGCTATTGTGGTTGTAGAAGCCGTCCATGCCAAAATTGATGATGGCGAGAAAAGTGCCAAAAAAGCAACTTTAGATGCCATGCATGAAATATCTGGTGCCATCATTTCAATTACCTTGGTTATGGCAGCCGTATTTATCCCAGTTACTTTTGTACAAGGACCAACAGGGGTTTTTTATGAGCAATTTGGTGTTACATTAATTGTGGCTATTTTAATTTCAGCAGTAAATGCATTGACTTTAAGTCCAGCATTGTGTGCGCTATTCTTAAAACCTCATGACGGAAATGAAAAAAAGAAAGGTTTCATGCAACGTTTTTATGCAGCTTTCAACAGAGGCTTTAACGCAACAACAGAACGCTACGGAAGGTCTTTATCGTTTTTATATAATAATAAATGGGTTACTGTAGCTATATTGGTTTTGGCTTCTGTTGGTATTTGGTGGTCTGCAAGTACAACATCTACTGGTTTTGTACCAGATGAAGATAGAGGACTAATTTTTATTAATGTAGAGTTACCACCAGGAGCTTCAATTGATAGAACCTATCAAGTTACAGAAGAAATTTTTGCAAAAGCTAATAAACTTGAAGGTATACAAGGTATTTCATTAATCAATGGGTTTAGTTTAATTAGTGGTTCAGGTAGTAATTATGCCTTAGGATTTATAAAACTGAAAGATTGGTCAGAACGTGACGAGAGCCAAAGTAGTGCTGCCATTACTGGAAAAATGTTTGGTATTGCAGCAGGAATTCCCGAAGCAAATATCATCTTTTTTACACCACCAAGTATTCCAGGATTTGGATTATCTGCTGGTTTTGAAGTCAATCTATTAGACCGTTCTGGAGGTGAGTTTACGGAGTTAGACCAAGCCACACAACAGTTTATTGGTAGTTTGATGGAACACCCAGAAATACAATACGGACAATCGTCATTCAATACCAAATATCCACAATACGAAATGGAAATTAATGTGCCTTTAGCTAAAAAATCTGGTGTTCCCATCAGTAGTATTTTCTCTACAATGCAAGGGTATATAGGCGGTGTTTACGCTGCAGATTTTGCACGATTTGGTAAACAATATCGTGTATATATGCAAGCATTACCAGAAGATAGAGCAGATAAAAGTGCTTTAAATGAATTATATATAAAAACAGGAAATGGAGACATGACGCCTATTACACAGTTTATAACTTTAAAGCGTGTATTTGGACCACAATCTGTAACTCGTTTTAATTTATACAATTCCACAAAAGTATCTGGAGCTGCTAATCCTGGGTTTAGTACTGGAGATGCCTTGGCAGTTGTTCAAGCCGAAGCTGCAAAGTTACCAAGTAATTATGATGTGGCTTACTCAGGGTTATCTCGTGAAGAGGTTAATGCCAGTAACCAAACCGTTATAATCTTTATGCTGTGTATTATATTTGTATACTTCTTATTAGCAGCACAATATGAAAGTTACTTATTACCTTTGGCAGTTATTTTATCATTGCCTTTAGGTGTATTTGGTGCGTTTTTATCAACTAAAATATTTGGATTAGAAAATAACATCTATTTCCAGATTGCCTTAATTATGTTGGTTGGTTTGTTGGCGAAGAATGCGATTTTAATTGTAGAATTTGCCATACAACGTAGACGAAATGGAGAAAGCATTGTAGATGCAGCAATTCATGGTGCCAAAGCACGTTTACGTCCAATTTTAATGACTTCTTTCGCTTTTATTCTTGGATTAATGCCATTAGTATTAGCAAAAGGTGTTGGTGCCGAAGGTAACAGATCTATTGGTACTGGTGCTGCAGGAGGAATGCTTATAGGGACTGTTTTAGGTGTGTTTGTAATTCCTATTTTATTTATACTATTTCAGTGGTTACAAGAAAAAGTTTCTAGTAAACCAGCAGTTATTTCTCAACAATATGAAGACTAA
- a CDS encoding efflux transporter outer membrane subunit: MISIIKNKKLHKGAILVVMAFTIQSCFVAKDYVRPTVEETDNLYRTDNLPSDSISMADVSWKTLFTDSYLNQYIEEGLQNNIDIRIAIQQIVAAEAYLKQGKAGNLPTLNASGSASRSYISSNGQQGAILSSLGTDHIDQFELSGALSWEADIWGKIRSNKRAFAASYLQSVAAHQAVKTQLISTIAANYYQLLALDSKLLITQQTIEARKNSVETIKALKEAGLTNQVAVDQNIAQYNSAKALEVDLETAIFKTENTLSILLGKSPQHFKRSSLGNQKIESSLKLGVPSNLLSNRPDVMSSEYKLIQAFELTNVAKSNFYPSLTLTASTGFQSLNVDNLFNGNSLFANLAGGITQPILNGRKIKTQYEVAKAQQEQALLNFKKSLLTAGNEVSNALFAYHSETKKYTFRLKEVEALRKAEQNSNELLKNGYATYLDLLTARQSALNAELNIIDSKLQQLLTIVDLYEALGGGLK, encoded by the coding sequence ATGATTTCAATTATAAAAAACAAAAAACTTCACAAAGGGGCAATACTCGTTGTAATGGCTTTTACAATACAGAGTTGTTTTGTAGCCAAAGACTATGTTAGACCAACAGTAGAAGAAACAGATAACTTGTACAGAACAGATAATTTGCCATCAGATAGTATTTCTATGGCAGATGTGTCTTGGAAAACTTTATTTACAGACAGCTATTTAAATCAATATATAGAAGAAGGTCTTCAAAATAATATTGATATCAGAATTGCAATTCAACAAATAGTTGCTGCAGAGGCCTACCTAAAACAAGGTAAAGCGGGTAATTTACCAACCTTAAATGCATCAGGGTCTGCCAGTAGATCTTATATTTCTAGTAACGGACAACAGGGGGCTATTTTAAGTAGTCTAGGGACAGATCATATCGATCAGTTTGAGTTGTCTGGAGCACTGTCTTGGGAAGCAGATATTTGGGGAAAAATAAGAAGTAATAAAAGAGCATTTGCTGCAAGTTATCTACAAAGTGTTGCGGCGCATCAAGCTGTAAAAACACAGTTAATTTCTACCATTGCTGCTAATTATTACCAACTTTTAGCCTTAGATTCTAAATTGCTAATTACCCAGCAAACAATTGAAGCTCGTAAGAACAGTGTTGAAACTATTAAGGCTTTAAAAGAAGCAGGTTTAACAAATCAGGTTGCTGTAGATCAGAATATTGCTCAATACAATAGTGCAAAAGCTTTAGAAGTAGATCTAGAAACTGCTATTTTTAAAACAGAAAATACCTTGAGTATTTTGTTGGGAAAATCACCTCAACATTTTAAAAGAAGTAGCTTAGGCAATCAAAAAATAGAAAGCTCATTAAAACTTGGGGTACCTTCTAACTTGTTAAGCAACAGACCTGATGTGATGTCTTCAGAATACAAATTAATACAAGCCTTTGAACTTACAAATGTGGCTAAAAGTAATTTTTATCCTTCTTTGACTTTAACAGCGTCCACTGGTTTTCAAAGTTTAAATGTTGATAATTTATTTAACGGAAACTCACTCTTTGCAAATTTAGCAGGTGGAATTACCCAACCTATTCTAAACGGTAGAAAAATAAAAACTCAATATGAAGTTGCTAAAGCACAGCAAGAACAAGCGCTTTTGAACTTTAAGAAATCTTTATTAACTGCGGGTAATGAAGTGTCTAATGCTTTGTTTGCTTATCATTCTGAAACAAAAAAATATACTTTTAGATTAAAAGAAGTAGAGGCATTACGCAAAGCAGAACAAAATTCAAATGAGTTGCTTAAAAATGGTTATGCAACCTATTTAGATTTATTAACCGCTAGACAAAGTGCTTTAAATGCAGAGTTAAACATTATAGACAGTAAACTGCAACAGTTATTAACTATTGTAGACTTATACGAGGCTTTAGGTGGTGGATTAAAATAA
- a CDS encoding TetR/AcrR family transcriptional regulator — translation MISKMVSKQDLIECSIKNFIKFGSKRFSMNELASELGISKKTIYKHFKTKEELIAKGLRLIIDKYLHDVDKVLKTKEDPIEKIVLIQEKSFQYLNYFKPAFLHGIKKYYHNADEVFQNFKDSFIKNTLKPLLEEAKEKEYLRKNLNIDLFCNLYFTKLEKLVFEPINLFELYSIDEVFEHTIINSLRGFITENYKDTNTLFS, via the coding sequence ATGATTAGTAAAATGGTTAGTAAACAAGATCTTATAGAGTGTTCTATTAAGAATTTTATCAAGTTTGGAAGCAAGCGTTTTTCTATGAACGAACTTGCTTCTGAACTGGGTATTTCTAAAAAAACCATTTACAAGCACTTTAAAACAAAAGAAGAACTTATAGCTAAAGGTCTTCGTTTGATTATCGATAAATATTTACATGATGTAGATAAGGTTCTTAAAACCAAAGAAGATCCTATTGAAAAAATAGTCCTAATTCAAGAAAAAAGCTTTCAATACTTAAATTATTTTAAGCCCGCTTTTTTACACGGAATCAAGAAGTATTACCACAATGCAGATGAGGTTTTCCAAAATTTTAAAGACAGTTTTATAAAAAACACTCTAAAACCTTTGCTTGAAGAGGCTAAAGAAAAAGAGTATCTTCGCAAAAATTTAAACATCGATTTGTTTTGCAATTTGTATTTCACAAAATTAGAAAAACTAGTGTTTGAGCCTATTAATCTTTTTGAATTATATAGTATCGATGAGGTTTTTGAGCATACAATTATAAATAGTTTAAGAGGTTTTATTACAGAAAATTACAAAGACACAAACACGTTGTTTTCTTGA
- a CDS encoding M20/M25/M40 family metallo-hydrolase — MKKTVLLAIAICTSSFYSCTENIDQIINAKEVERIERILSSDEMEGRKTFTPGIDKAADFIAANFEESNLEFFGDNDSFFQHITMVKSSAGEAMGKLDKEVLNLTNVAVNSTEKELHVDSLSDYEIVTVKKGANFFQIVYPLFRAQKNVLVLIDKSHENNFKRISRFTGGAKFPSTFSQLFILTNNTKPSSIQLHVTNKITEQKLKNVVGVIPGKSKKDEYVVFGAHYDHLGIGKPDANKDSIYNGANDDAAGTTAVMMLAKYFNKIKDNERTLIFVAFTAEEIGGFGSRYFSQQLNPDQVMAMFNIEMIGTDSKWGTNSAYITGFERSSMGEILQKNLEGSKFRFEPDPYPKQNLFYRSDNATLAELGVPAHTISTSKMDEKPNDEPNYHKQSDEIEKLDMNNMAEIIKAIAISSKTIISGKDTPTRVALPKKQ, encoded by the coding sequence ATGAAAAAAACAGTTTTATTAGCTATTGCAATTTGTACCAGCAGTTTTTATTCGTGTACAGAAAACATCGACCAAATTATCAACGCAAAAGAAGTTGAACGCATAGAAAGAATTCTTTCTTCTGATGAGATGGAAGGACGAAAGACCTTTACTCCAGGAATTGACAAAGCAGCAGATTTTATCGCAGCAAATTTTGAGGAAAGTAACTTAGAATTTTTTGGAGATAATGATTCTTTCTTTCAGCATATTACCATGGTCAAATCAAGTGCAGGTGAGGCAATGGGTAAGTTAGATAAAGAAGTTTTAAATTTAACCAATGTGGCTGTTAACTCTACAGAAAAGGAATTACATGTAGATTCACTTTCAGACTATGAAATAGTAACAGTAAAAAAAGGCGCTAATTTTTTTCAAATAGTATATCCTTTATTTAGAGCACAGAAAAATGTATTGGTGTTGATAGACAAATCTCATGAAAACAACTTTAAGAGAATTTCAAGATTTACAGGAGGAGCTAAATTTCCATCAACATTTTCACAATTGTTTATTTTAACAAACAATACCAAGCCTTCATCCATACAACTTCATGTAACCAATAAAATTACAGAACAAAAGTTAAAGAATGTTGTTGGGGTCATACCAGGGAAGAGCAAGAAAGATGAATACGTAGTTTTTGGAGCTCATTATGATCATTTAGGGATCGGTAAACCAGATGCAAATAAAGATAGTATTTACAACGGAGCAAACGATGATGCAGCTGGAACAACAGCGGTTATGATGCTTGCAAAATATTTTAACAAGATTAAAGACAATGAGCGTACTTTAATTTTTGTTGCTTTTACTGCCGAAGAAATTGGTGGTTTTGGAAGTCGTTATTTTAGTCAACAACTTAACCCTGATCAGGTAATGGCCATGTTTAATATAGAAATGATCGGAACTGATAGCAAATGGGGAACCAACAGCGCTTATATTACAGGTTTTGAAAGAAGTAGTATGGGAGAAATATTACAAAAAAACTTAGAGGGTTCTAAGTTTCGTTTTGAACCAGATCCATATCCAAAACAAAATTTATTTTACCGTAGTGACAATGCAACCCTAGCAGAGTTAGGAGTTCCTGCTCATACCATTTCTACTTCTAAAATGGATGAAAAACCAAATGATGAGCCAAATTATCACAAACAAAGTGATGAAATTGAAAAGCTTGATATGAACAATATGGCCGAGATTATCAAAGCGATTGCCATTAGTAGTAAAACCATCATTAGCGGTAAAGACACTCCAACTCGTGTAGCATTGCCTAAAAAACAATAA
- a CDS encoding Na+/H+ antiporter NhaC family protein: MDYGFLSVLPPIIAIILALRTKQVYIALLFGIWFSWLIIKGWNPLDGTLAMIEGMVNVFKSEGNTRTIMFSALVGALLIFIQFSRGVEGFINILNKLIERVEKKQVGYSRVVVQVLATLTGLLLFVETSISSLTVGTLYRPVFDKLKIPREKLAYIADSSSAPSSILIPFNAWGAFIMGLLLTQGIDKPFSVMMSSIKYNFYPLLAIAIVFIVIFTKKDWGAMKKAEKRTRETGLLMNEGSTPMVSDAVTSFPPKEGIKAKAYNMIVPLGVMVFMMPINLIYTGWDSVKSSTSFLDQISQAIGNGSGSSSVLYAVIASLLVAISMYFIQGIMKPKEAVDLTLKGISELMPLALLMLLAFAIGDACKELETGVYVANATKEWLSPELLPAVVFVISSFIAFSTGTSWGTFAIMMAISIPMANIHGADITIVVAATLGGGIFGDHCSPISDTSIISSMASASDHIDHVKTQLPYALVGGVITTILYLLIGFLV, translated from the coding sequence ATGGATTACGGATTTCTATCAGTGTTGCCTCCCATCATTGCCATTATTTTAGCTTTAAGAACTAAACAAGTTTACATTGCCTTATTATTTGGTATTTGGTTTTCTTGGTTGATTATTAAAGGGTGGAATCCTTTGGATGGAACCTTGGCGATGATAGAAGGGATGGTCAATGTTTTTAAATCAGAAGGAAATACCCGAACCATTATGTTTAGTGCCTTAGTAGGAGCGCTTTTGATCTTTATTCAGTTTTCAAGAGGGGTAGAGGGCTTTATTAATATTTTAAACAAACTTATTGAAAGAGTAGAAAAAAAGCAAGTTGGGTATAGCAGAGTTGTGGTACAGGTTCTAGCAACCCTAACGGGTTTGTTGTTGTTTGTAGAAACCAGCATTAGTTCTTTAACGGTTGGAACTTTATACAGACCTGTTTTTGACAAACTAAAAATACCGAGAGAAAAACTGGCGTACATAGCAGATTCTAGCTCGGCACCTTCTTCTATTTTAATTCCATTTAATGCTTGGGGAGCCTTTATTATGGGCCTGTTGCTTACCCAGGGAATAGACAAACCATTTTCTGTAATGATGAGTTCTATTAAGTATAATTTTTACCCGCTTTTGGCCATCGCCATCGTCTTTATCGTCATTTTTACTAAAAAGGATTGGGGTGCCATGAAAAAAGCAGAAAAGCGAACTCGAGAAACCGGGTTGTTAATGAACGAAGGATCCACACCGATGGTTTCTGATGCTGTGACTTCTTTTCCGCCAAAAGAAGGAATTAAGGCAAAAGCCTATAATATGATTGTTCCTTTAGGTGTCATGGTTTTTATGATGCCAATTAATTTAATTTATACCGGGTGGGATAGTGTAAAATCATCGACCTCATTTTTAGATCAGATCTCTCAAGCAATAGGAAACGGATCAGGATCTTCTTCTGTTTTGTATGCGGTTATTGCATCCTTATTAGTAGCCATAAGCATGTATTTTATTCAAGGGATAATGAAGCCTAAAGAAGCGGTAGATTTAACTCTTAAAGGAATCAGCGAGCTTATGCCATTAGCCCTGTTAATGTTGTTGGCATTTGCCATAGGCGATGCTTGTAAAGAATTAGAAACAGGAGTCTATGTTGCCAATGCGACCAAAGAATGGCTTTCGCCAGAACTGTTACCTGCAGTGGTTTTTGTCATCAGCTCATTTATTGCCTTTTCTACAGGGACCTCTTGGGGAACTTTTGCCATAATGATGGCGATATCTATCCCGATGGCAAACATTCATGGGGCTGATATCACTATTGTTGTAGCAGCAACCTTGGGTGGTGGTATTTTTGGAGATCATTGTTCGCCGATTTCAGATACCTCTATAATTTCTTCAATGGCCTCTGCCAGTGATCATATAGATCATGTAAAAACCCAATTACCTTATGCACTTGTTGGTGGAGTGATTACCACAATCTTGTATTTATTAATTGGTTTTTTAGTTTAA
- the glpK gene encoding glycerol kinase GlpK: MADSYIIALDQGTTSSRAALINASGGLVAIEQQEFSQIFPEPGWVEHDPMEILNSQLATLQTLLKNNKVLPSEIVGIGIANQRETTVVWNKHTGKPIYNAIVWQDNRTANICEDLIKKGLEKQVKKTTGLVIDAYFSATKIHWILKHVPGAKADAANGDLLFGTIDTWLLWNFTNGKVHATDYSNASRTLLFDIENCCWDPTLLDALEIPLNMLPQVKPSSYHFGNLELGEVSIPITGIAGDQQAALFGQTCFTKGDTKNTYGTGCFMLMNTGTQAMYSNNGLLTTIAWGIDDKIYYALEGSVFIAGAAIQWLRDGLNLIETAEESELFSSLITEENPVVVVPAFAGLGAPYWDMYARGAIFGLTRDTGKNHLIKATLQSLAYQSKDVIEAMQEDAQIKINILKVDGGAAENNLLMQFQADLLDAVVQRPKITETTVMGAAYLAGICVGLWKQEELQNHRKIDKEFKPTFSIEKRERLYKKWLKALERTKNWID; this comes from the coding sequence ATGGCAGACTCTTATATCATCGCATTAGACCAAGGGACTACAAGTTCAAGAGCTGCGCTTATTAACGCAAGTGGGGGCCTCGTTGCCATAGAGCAACAAGAGTTTAGTCAGATTTTTCCAGAGCCTGGTTGGGTAGAACATGACCCCATGGAAATTCTTAACAGTCAACTTGCCACTTTACAGACCTTGCTTAAAAATAACAAGGTTTTGCCCTCTGAAATTGTTGGAATTGGCATTGCCAATCAACGAGAAACAACGGTTGTTTGGAACAAACACACCGGAAAACCCATTTATAATGCAATCGTTTGGCAAGACAATCGAACCGCAAATATTTGCGAGGACCTTATAAAAAAAGGGCTAGAAAAACAGGTTAAAAAAACCACAGGTTTGGTGATTGATGCCTATTTTTCTGCCACAAAAATTCATTGGATTTTAAAACATGTCCCTGGAGCAAAAGCTGATGCCGCAAACGGAGATTTACTTTTTGGAACCATAGACACTTGGCTGTTGTGGAACTTTACAAATGGCAAGGTCCATGCAACAGATTATAGCAACGCCTCTAGAACACTACTTTTTGACATTGAAAACTGCTGTTGGGACCCAACTTTGCTTGACGCTTTGGAGATTCCTCTAAACATGCTGCCACAGGTAAAACCCTCTTCCTATCATTTTGGAAATCTAGAATTAGGAGAAGTCTCAATTCCTATAACGGGGATTGCAGGCGATCAACAGGCTGCTCTTTTTGGACAAACTTGTTTTACGAAAGGCGATACAAAAAACACCTACGGAACAGGTTGCTTTATGTTAATGAATACAGGAACACAGGCAATGTATTCTAACAATGGTTTGTTAACCACCATTGCCTGGGGTATTGATGATAAAATTTACTATGCCTTAGAAGGAAGCGTTTTTATTGCAGGCGCCGCTATTCAGTGGCTTAGAGATGGCCTTAATTTAATTGAAACAGCAGAAGAAAGTGAGTTGTTTTCAAGCCTGATTACAGAAGAAAACCCTGTAGTGGTAGTTCCTGCATTTGCGGGCTTAGGAGCTCCTTATTGGGATATGTATGCACGAGGCGCTATTTTTGGATTGACCAGAGATACGGGTAAAAACCACTTAATAAAAGCAACTTTACAATCTTTGGCCTATCAGTCAAAAGACGTCATAGAAGCGATGCAAGAAGATGCTCAAATAAAAATTAATATTTTAAAAGTGGATGGTGGTGCTGCAGAAAACAATTTACTTATGCAGTTTCAGGCTGATTTATTAGATGCTGTAGTCCAACGTCCAAAAATTACAGAAACAACGGTGATGGGTGCAGCGTATTTGGCTGGGATTTGTGTGGGTTTATGGAAACAAGAAGAGTTGCAAAATCACAGAAAAATTGACAAGGAATTTAAGCCTACCTTTTCAATAGAAAAAAGAGAACGGCTTTATAAAAAATGGTTAAAAGCATTAGAACGAACTAAAAACTGGATCGATTAA
- a CDS encoding pyridoxamine 5'-phosphate oxidase family protein: protein MSKFYHTITSRLQKFIEAQKIFFVATAPNSGRINLSPKGMDSFRVISPNRVLWLNVTGSGNETAAHLLDNNRITLMFCAFEGAPNILRLYGKGTEIKPKDKDWEKLIKLFPITPGSRQIFDIEIESAQTSCGMSIPFYEYQGEREELNNWALEKGKPGIEEYWKEKNQHSIDGLETQIISPNKS from the coding sequence ATGTCAAAGTTTTATCATACAATTACATCAAGACTTCAAAAATTTATTGAAGCTCAAAAAATATTCTTTGTGGCTACAGCCCCTAATTCAGGGCGTATTAATTTGTCTCCTAAAGGCATGGATTCTTTTAGGGTAATTAGTCCAAACCGGGTTTTGTGGTTAAATGTTACCGGAAGCGGTAATGAAACCGCAGCGCATTTGCTAGACAACAACAGAATAACCTTAATGTTTTGTGCCTTTGAAGGAGCTCCAAACATTCTTAGACTCTATGGAAAAGGAACCGAAATCAAACCAAAAGATAAAGACTGGGAAAAGCTGATAAAACTGTTTCCGATTACACCCGGCTCAAGACAAATCTTTGATATAGAAATAGAAAGTGCACAAACTTCCTGCGGGATGTCTATTCCTTTTTACGAATACCAAGGAGAACGAGAAGAACTTAACAATTGGGCTCTAGAAAAAGGAAAACCTGGAATAGAAGAGTATTGGAAAGAAAAAAACCAACACAGTATTGACGGATTGGAAACACAAATTATTAGCCCTAACAAATCTTAA